From a region of the Leptospira kmetyi serovar Malaysia str. Bejo-Iso9 genome:
- the impL63 gene encoding cytoplasmic membrane protein ImpL63: MTKRSKYLITFLFLFFAIQTGIQAQLWMPPGRQYMHPADPFTYDLGINKYQNDYYLYVAPTVNLNFGGDFGASLTVPLNFLMYDVDPKQENSKIGKLRSFDYNEKSDYLRVINNIWFGQFGKYTPGEITYSAYLGKMFDGYIGHGTIVNRYVNNQRLDVYNVGLQADMNSDFGGVQVFTNSIYSREVSSARVYIRPIAIGFKLFDIISGRSRLLSMLTVGQGNVADEAGRRKVYEEVGAEEKESYRALIEDQKTKEKKEEMIPAEKKPEKPQNLKELFNQDNFSNRFAIGYTTAFDNKAPLELKFDTTGRLKVDDNNNPLVRSTEKLTITGFDFEYKLLSSKYIELTPYYDVNKIKQIDNAKGTHYGAILRLGGKDIYLQVKPEYRNMSATYIPMYFDSFYELERYQSNLQSNIPQTKLEAAKLADPDAAKIKGYFTTVLFNFYRIAIESNYENYSGPNNSRIFVGVYVPLGTLVLLNGYYMKKGFDENKEAFKLDDRSQGALELAINLGFAAVRLQNVRKWVYDTASGQYQAQDEQKVLFSSNLTF, encoded by the coding sequence ATGACCAAACGTTCGAAATATCTAATTACATTTCTATTTCTCTTCTTCGCGATTCAGACAGGAATTCAAGCACAGCTTTGGATGCCTCCTGGAAGACAGTATATGCACCCGGCCGATCCGTTTACATACGATCTCGGGATCAATAAATACCAAAACGACTACTATCTCTATGTCGCTCCAACCGTGAATTTAAATTTCGGCGGAGATTTCGGAGCCTCTCTTACGGTTCCGTTGAACTTTCTGATGTATGACGTGGATCCGAAGCAGGAAAATTCTAAGATCGGAAAACTAAGATCCTTCGATTACAACGAAAAAAGCGATTATCTTCGTGTGATCAACAATATCTGGTTCGGTCAGTTCGGGAAATACACACCCGGAGAAATTACGTATTCCGCGTATTTGGGAAAGATGTTCGACGGTTATATCGGTCACGGAACGATCGTAAACCGATACGTGAACAACCAACGTTTGGATGTGTATAACGTGGGTCTTCAGGCGGATATGAATTCCGATTTCGGAGGAGTTCAGGTTTTTACCAACTCGATCTATTCGAGAGAAGTGAGTTCGGCCCGCGTTTATATACGACCGATCGCGATCGGATTCAAATTGTTTGATATCATTTCGGGACGTTCCCGACTTCTTTCCATGCTTACCGTAGGTCAAGGAAACGTAGCGGACGAGGCGGGAAGAAGAAAGGTCTACGAAGAAGTCGGCGCGGAAGAAAAAGAATCCTATCGCGCTTTGATCGAGGATCAAAAAACGAAAGAAAAGAAGGAAGAGATGATTCCCGCGGAGAAAAAACCCGAAAAGCCGCAGAACCTCAAAGAACTTTTCAATCAGGATAACTTCAGCAATCGTTTCGCGATCGGTTATACGACCGCCTTTGACAACAAGGCTCCTCTTGAACTCAAGTTCGATACGACGGGAAGATTGAAGGTGGACGATAACAACAATCCTCTTGTGCGTTCCACGGAAAAATTGACGATCACCGGTTTCGATTTCGAATATAAACTTCTCAGTTCGAAATACATAGAACTGACCCCTTATTACGACGTGAACAAGATCAAACAGATCGACAACGCGAAAGGAACTCACTACGGAGCGATTCTTCGTTTAGGCGGAAAGGATATTTATCTTCAAGTCAAACCGGAATACAGAAATATGAGCGCGACGTATATACCAATGTATTTCGACAGTTTCTACGAATTGGAACGATATCAAAGCAATCTTCAGAGTAATATTCCGCAGACAAAACTCGAAGCCGCAAAGTTGGCCGATCCGGACGCCGCAAAGATCAAAGGATATTTTACAACCGTCCTCTTCAACTTTTATAGAATCGCGATCGAATCCAACTATGAGAATTATTCGGGACCGAACAATTCCAGGATATTCGTGGGGGTTTACGTTCCGCTGGGCACCTTGGTTCTGTTAAACGGATATTATATGAAGAAGGGATTCGACGAAAACAAGGAAGCGTTTAAACTCGACGATCGTTCTCAAGGCGCCTTGGAATTGGCGATCAACTTGGGATTTGCCGCGGTTCGTCTTCAAAACGTTCGTAAATGGGTATATGATACCGCATCGGGCCAATACCAGGCTCAAGACGAACAGAAAGTATTGTTTTCGAGCAATCTAACTTTTTAA
- the fcpB gene encoding flagellar-coiling protein FcpB codes for MKLQKLFLVVLVAISTAVFSQQNSNADQKSQSDAQLGQSILETERKLDEKVFELNQRLTRHTVLMKMKVRVLPFRTVLFKGKANNDECVPAINQEDPANNCIRVEVYDFIRDEERGLNKNVQGSLAKYMEIYYEGQNSNDPEPRTEAPRNINKLKSKIYRNNMILEDKIISEVMDRGPNTQPSHNDKVEVFFQKDNYPEYGRPETPAEKGVGKYILAGVENTKTHPIRNSFKKEFYIKHLDQFDRLFTKIFDYNDQLGNENYKENVDALKESLRY; via the coding sequence ATGAAACTTCAAAAGCTATTTTTAGTGGTTCTAGTCGCAATTTCTACTGCGGTATTTTCTCAGCAAAATTCCAACGCAGACCAGAAATCACAATCAGACGCTCAGTTAGGCCAGTCCATCCTGGAAACAGAGAGAAAACTCGACGAAAAAGTATTCGAATTGAACCAAAGACTCACACGTCATACGGTTCTTATGAAAATGAAAGTTCGAGTTCTTCCTTTCAGAACGGTTCTGTTTAAAGGAAAGGCGAATAACGACGAATGTGTTCCCGCGATCAATCAAGAAGATCCTGCGAACAACTGCATCCGCGTCGAAGTTTACGACTTTATCCGCGATGAAGAAAGAGGATTGAACAAAAACGTTCAAGGTTCCCTCGCAAAGTATATGGAGATATACTACGAAGGTCAGAACAGCAACGATCCTGAACCGAGAACGGAAGCTCCGAGAAACATCAACAAACTGAAATCTAAAATCTATAGAAACAACATGATTTTGGAAGACAAAATCATCTCCGAAGTAATGGACAGAGGACCGAACACTCAACCGTCTCACAACGATAAGGTGGAAGTTTTCTTTCAAAAAGACAATTACCCAGAGTATGGCCGTCCGGAAACCCCCGCTGAAAAAGGTGTTGGAAAATACATCCTCGCAGGCGTTGAAAACACCAAAACTCACCCGATCCGCAACTCTTTCAAAAAAGAATTCTATATCAAACACCTGGATCAGTTTGATAGACTCTTTACCAAAATTTTCGATTACAACGATCAGTTAGGAAACGAAAATTACAAAGAGAACGTTGACGCTCTGAAGGAATCTCTCCGCTACTAA
- a CDS encoding peptidylprolyl isomerase: MRIISGLFIVISFFACNRNPFAQSKYQPEVYTPSSVVVPRPDTAVIPLPDKPAVYAIFLTTQGNMAVELFDKDAPKTVQNFVDLAQGEKEFLTRNGQKVKKPFYDGLTFHRVIENFMIQGGCPNGDGTGGPGYRFDDEINGKALGLDKIQAGQAPYYQYQLQRAVANELQIKNREEAESKRELIEKAFEDAKKLSVLEILFRTGYKYNETLNSHRAIKGSLAMANAGPNTNGSQFFINQVDTPHLDGLHTVFGQLVSGADVVDRIVKSGNSKTIIKKVLIVDKRAAATTAQ, from the coding sequence ATGAGAATCATTTCTGGACTTTTCATCGTTATTTCTTTTTTCGCCTGCAATCGAAATCCGTTTGCACAGAGCAAATACCAACCGGAAGTTTATACGCCTTCTTCGGTCGTAGTTCCTCGCCCGGATACCGCCGTCATTCCCTTGCCGGACAAACCTGCGGTTTATGCGATCTTTTTAACCACACAAGGAAACATGGCAGTCGAACTTTTCGATAAGGACGCTCCGAAAACCGTTCAGAACTTTGTCGATCTCGCGCAAGGTGAAAAAGAATTCTTAACTCGAAACGGACAAAAGGTAAAAAAACCTTTTTACGACGGACTTACGTTTCATAGGGTCATCGAAAACTTTATGATCCAAGGCGGTTGTCCGAACGGAGACGGAACCGGCGGACCGGGTTATCGTTTCGACGACGAGATCAACGGCAAGGCTCTCGGATTGGATAAGATCCAAGCCGGACAAGCTCCGTATTATCAGTATCAACTACAAAGAGCGGTCGCCAACGAACTTCAAATCAAAAACAGAGAAGAAGCGGAATCCAAACGCGAACTGATCGAAAAAGCGTTCGAGGACGCGAAGAAATTATCCGTTCTGGAAATTCTTTTTAGAACCGGATACAAATATAACGAAACTCTAAATTCTCACAGAGCGATCAAAGGGTCCCTCGCGATGGCGAACGCGGGACCGAACACGAACGGTTCTCAATTCTTCATCAACCAAGTGGACACTCCGCATTTGGACGGACTTCACACCGTATTCGGACAACTCGTATCGGGCGCCGACGTCGTGGATCGGATCGTAAAGTCCGGCAATTCCAAAACGATCATCAAAAAAGTCCTCATCGTGGACAAAAGAGCGGCGGCTACAACGGCACAATGA
- the fliN gene encoding flagellar motor switch protein FliN — MGEGSLSQEDIDALLTGGGGDAAPGAGSGSDFNLSGELDSLLGGGGDAPAGGGGGAGGDAPSFADISAALGPSSTPAPSAPRPSSRQSSPTQSTNLNLLMDVNLALTVELGRTNMYIKDVNGLNEGVVVELDKNVGEDLDILANGRLVGRGKLVAMDDFYGIQITEIVEQSRRL; from the coding sequence ATGGGTGAAGGTTCGCTCTCACAAGAAGACATAGACGCTCTGTTGACGGGAGGCGGAGGTGACGCCGCACCGGGAGCCGGAAGCGGATCCGATTTTAATCTCAGTGGAGAATTGGATTCTTTGCTGGGCGGCGGGGGCGATGCTCCGGCCGGTGGTGGCGGAGGAGCCGGTGGCGACGCTCCTTCGTTTGCGGATATTTCCGCGGCGCTTGGACCATCTTCTACTCCCGCTCCGTCCGCACCAAGACCGTCTTCTAGACAATCTTCTCCGACACAATCCACAAACTTAAATTTGCTGATGGACGTAAACCTGGCTCTTACGGTGGAGTTGGGAAGAACGAACATGTATATCAAGGACGTAAACGGTCTGAACGAGGGCGTCGTCGTAGAATTGGATAAGAATGTCGGTGAAGATTTAGATATTCTTGCCAACGGTCGTTTGGTCGGAAGAGGTAAACTCGTGGCTATGGACGATTTTTACGGAATTCAGATCACGGAGATCGTGGAACAAAGCAGAAGACTTTGA
- a CDS encoding heme-binding domain-containing protein — MKKKILISFAAALLLLQFLPLKPPEGKNQNEIQTSEEVKKILRKSCYDCHSDLTVWPWYSKIFPVNAYLFHHVDEGKAELNFSDWGELTKKEKSHKGDSILETLEEGEMPPSDYVLLHPSAKITKDELEVLKNWIHDLEEEYQKE; from the coding sequence ATGAAAAAGAAAATTCTCATCTCGTTCGCCGCGGCGCTATTGCTTCTTCAATTCCTTCCTCTCAAACCTCCCGAAGGAAAAAATCAAAACGAAATCCAAACCTCCGAAGAAGTCAAAAAAATATTGAGAAAATCCTGTTACGATTGTCATTCCGATCTCACCGTCTGGCCCTGGTATTCCAAAATTTTTCCGGTGAACGCGTATCTATTTCATCACGTCGACGAGGGAAAGGCGGAACTCAATTTTTCCGACTGGGGAGAATTGACCAAAAAGGAAAAATCCCACAAGGGCGATTCGATTTTAGAAACTCTGGAAGAAGGAGAAATGCCTCCGAGCGATTACGTTCTTTTACATCCTTCCGCAAAGATCACCAAGGATGAATTGGAAGTTTTAAAAAACTGGATTCACGATTTGGAAGAAGAGTATCAGAAAGAATAA
- a CDS encoding AAA family ATPase gives MNSPSQPESVSGESVPSEVDFTKTKSFLHGELSALGFPTTDLPAVTSEKKDLKIEFQVASVSKTALFDCLQILKNHIENLRIHTFEPGYYCIQALNENLFETKNLLETIRFRFYSGRTKNRVEITKKGDFTREELFATLALFKFLKSEKGAETARPEELLASLGVEVFNPLDEEKNGKSVTFDQVAGYEGVKQQILESIILPLKNPDMLSELSKLTRKFPSDTRPRAVLFEGDPGVGKTTMARVVSCMTGLPLIYVPVESIMSKYYGESAQNMAYVFDAAALFPACLIFLDEIDSLAGSREEGMFEATRKILSVLLRKIDGFSSQRNSVTIGATNRKQDLDHALLSRFDRTIYFPLPDLAERAKVLEAYAIHLSESERINISQGLNGHSGRTIRDFCDLVERKWASYLIEKGLKPVPPPYELYLENSSVRSK, from the coding sequence TTGAATTCCCCCTCCCAACCCGAATCCGTTTCCGGAGAATCCGTTCCTTCCGAAGTGGATTTTACAAAAACCAAGAGTTTTCTTCATGGAGAATTGAGCGCGCTCGGATTTCCGACCACTGATCTTCCCGCAGTGACCTCGGAAAAAAAAGACCTCAAGATAGAATTTCAAGTCGCCTCCGTTTCCAAAACCGCCCTTTTCGATTGTCTCCAGATTCTCAAAAACCATATCGAGAATTTGAGAATTCACACGTTTGAACCCGGTTATTATTGTATCCAAGCCCTAAACGAAAACCTCTTCGAAACCAAAAATCTTTTGGAGACAATCCGCTTTCGATTCTATTCCGGAAGAACCAAAAATCGAGTCGAAATCACCAAAAAGGGAGATTTCACAAGAGAAGAATTGTTCGCGACCCTCGCCCTTTTTAAATTCTTAAAATCCGAAAAAGGCGCCGAAACCGCAAGACCCGAGGAACTTTTGGCTTCTCTGGGAGTGGAAGTGTTCAATCCCTTGGACGAGGAGAAGAATGGAAAGTCGGTCACCTTTGACCAAGTCGCCGGATACGAAGGTGTCAAACAACAGATTCTTGAATCCATCATTCTTCCGTTAAAAAACCCGGATATGCTCTCCGAACTTTCCAAACTCACCCGAAAGTTTCCGAGCGATACGAGACCCAGAGCCGTTTTGTTTGAAGGAGATCCAGGCGTCGGAAAAACGACCATGGCCCGCGTGGTTTCCTGTATGACGGGTCTTCCCTTAATTTATGTCCCCGTAGAATCCATCATGAGTAAGTATTACGGAGAAAGCGCACAAAACATGGCCTACGTGTTCGACGCGGCCGCGCTTTTCCCCGCTTGTTTGATCTTTTTGGATGAAATCGATTCTCTTGCGGGAAGCAGAGAAGAAGGAATGTTCGAGGCGACTCGGAAAATCCTGTCGGTTCTTTTACGCAAAATAGACGGGTTCAGTAGCCAGAGAAACTCGGTCACGATCGGAGCCACAAACCGAAAACAGGATCTGGATCACGCCCTTCTCTCCCGATTTGATCGGACCATCTACTTTCCGTTACCCGATCTCGCCGAAAGAGCGAAGGTCCTCGAGGCATATGCGATTCATCTTTCGGAATCCGAAAGAATCAACATATCCCAAGGATTAAACGGACATTCCGGAAGAACGATCCGCGATTTCTGCGATCTGGTGGAACGAAAATGGGCCTCCTATCTCATTGAAAAAGGATTGAAACCGGTCCCGCCACCGTATGAACTGTATCTGGAAAATAGCTCCGTTCGCTCGAAATAA
- a CDS encoding SPFH domain-containing protein gives MSAGFLFTLFFIALIYLIRKTFIIVPQQYCYVVERVGVFKGALEAGFHFLWPVIEVVKYRQTLKEIAIDIPPQMCITKDNVSIAVDGILYLRVVDAYKASYAIQNYMLATQQLAQTTLRSEIGKLILDQTFAERDDINSHVVRALDEATDPWGIKVTRYEIKNISPPKEILHEMEEQVKAERVKRAEITISEGEKLSRINRSVGEKEEAINVSEGEKMKKINEAEGKALEIELIAAAKAKGIQMIAESISREGGGEAVNLQITEDYLTGLGEILSVSKTTILPAELANIAGVFEGLSKVTGKLPEIKSPKEKEGQ, from the coding sequence ATGTCTGCAGGTTTTTTATTCACGTTATTCTTCATAGCGTTGATCTATCTGATTCGCAAGACGTTCATCATCGTTCCGCAACAGTATTGTTACGTCGTGGAACGCGTGGGAGTTTTTAAAGGCGCTTTGGAAGCCGGGTTTCATTTTCTCTGGCCCGTCATCGAAGTCGTAAAATACAGACAAACCCTCAAAGAAATCGCCATAGACATTCCTCCTCAGATGTGTATCACGAAGGACAACGTCTCGATCGCGGTCGACGGAATTCTTTACTTGAGAGTGGTCGACGCGTATAAGGCGTCGTATGCGATTCAGAATTATATGCTCGCGACGCAACAGCTCGCACAAACCACTCTTCGTTCCGAAATCGGTAAGTTGATTCTGGATCAGACCTTCGCGGAAAGGGACGATATCAATTCCCACGTTGTGCGCGCTTTGGACGAAGCGACCGATCCCTGGGGAATCAAGGTAACCCGATACGAAATCAAAAACATTTCTCCTCCGAAAGAAATTCTTCACGAGATGGAAGAACAGGTAAAAGCCGAACGGGTTAAAAGAGCGGAGATCACAATCTCCGAAGGGGAAAAACTTTCGAGAATCAATCGTTCCGTCGGCGAGAAGGAAGAAGCGATCAACGTTTCCGAAGGGGAAAAGATGAAAAAGATCAACGAAGCCGAAGGTAAGGCTTTGGAGATCGAGCTGATCGCCGCCGCGAAAGCGAAAGGGATTCAGATGATCGCCGAATCGATTTCTCGGGAAGGCGGCGGAGAAGCGGTCAATCTGCAGATCACGGAAGATTATCTCACGGGTCTCGGAGAAATTTTAAGCGTGTCCAAAACCACCATTCTCCCCGCGGAGCTCGCCAATATCGCCGGTGTGTTCGAAGGTCTTTCCAAAGTAACCGGAAAGTTACCCGAAATCAAATCTCCGAAAGAGAAGGAAGGTCAATAA
- the argH gene encoding argininosuccinate lyase — protein sequence MTGKEKKLWGGRFQEKASSIMERIGESVSFDHKLYKEDIQGSVAHARMLKQIGILNAEELSKIETSLSQIKTELEEGKLEFKSELEDIHMHIESRLTELIGETGKKLHTARSRNDQVTQDVRLYILNQGKEILRSIVSLRRSLYEKSKQSMDVIIPGYTHLQVAQPIRASQYLLSWFWALERDQEFFRFALKASEELALGSGAMAGVNYPTDREFLKKELGLSKVSPNSMDGVSSRDHILQFLFASSQLMIHASRICEDIILYSSQEFGILRLPDSLTTGSSIMPQKKNPDIAELIRGKAGRVIGNLNHLLVMLKGLPSTYNRDLQEDKLALFDSIETVQISLEGIREMIEGWVWVPERAESSLKNGFATATDLADFLVNEKKIPFRTAHELVGTLVGVCVEQKKTLFDLAESDRISISEHFAGKEYENAVSLSLSADKKISYGGTSKQRQEEQLKIALESLKEAETLFL from the coding sequence ATGACAGGCAAAGAAAAAAAACTCTGGGGCGGAAGATTTCAGGAAAAGGCTTCTTCCATTATGGAACGGATCGGAGAATCCGTTTCCTTCGATCATAAACTCTACAAGGAAGACATTCAGGGAAGCGTCGCTCACGCGAGAATGTTGAAACAAATCGGCATCTTAAACGCGGAAGAATTGTCCAAGATCGAAACCTCTCTCTCTCAAATCAAAACCGAACTCGAAGAGGGAAAACTCGAATTCAAATCTGAACTCGAAGACATTCACATGCATATCGAATCCAGATTGACCGAGCTCATCGGAGAAACCGGAAAAAAATTACATACCGCAAGATCCAGAAACGATCAGGTCACTCAAGATGTGCGTCTTTATATTCTCAATCAAGGAAAGGAAATTCTAAGATCGATCGTTTCACTCAGACGTTCCTTGTATGAAAAAAGCAAACAAAGCATGGACGTGATCATTCCGGGTTATACGCACTTGCAGGTCGCACAACCGATCCGCGCTTCTCAATATCTTCTTTCCTGGTTTTGGGCCTTGGAAAGAGATCAGGAATTCTTTCGGTTTGCGCTCAAGGCTTCGGAAGAATTGGCCCTCGGTTCGGGTGCTATGGCCGGGGTGAACTATCCGACCGATCGTGAGTTCCTCAAAAAAGAATTAGGACTTTCTAAAGTATCTCCGAACTCGATGGACGGAGTTTCAAGCCGCGATCATATTCTACAATTCTTATTCGCTTCTTCTCAGTTGATGATCCACGCGTCTCGGATCTGCGAGGATATCATTCTTTATTCTTCCCAGGAATTCGGAATTCTTCGTTTGCCGGATTCGTTGACCACGGGTTCTTCCATTATGCCTCAGAAAAAAAATCCGGACATCGCGGAACTCATTCGAGGCAAGGCGGGAAGGGTGATCGGAAATTTGAATCATCTTCTCGTGATGCTCAAGGGTTTGCCTTCGACATACAACCGGGATCTGCAAGAGGATAAGTTAGCTCTCTTTGATTCGATCGAAACCGTTCAGATCAGTTTGGAAGGAATTCGGGAAATGATTGAAGGTTGGGTTTGGGTTCCGGAAAGAGCGGAATCTTCCCTGAAAAACGGATTTGCAACGGCCACGGATCTCGCGGACTTTCTCGTAAACGAAAAGAAAATTCCGTTTCGAACCGCGCACGAACTCGTCGGAACTCTTGTCGGGGTTTGTGTGGAACAAAAAAAGACCTTGTTTGATTTGGCGGAATCGGATCGAATTTCGATTTCGGAACACTTTGCCGGAAAGGAATACGAGAACGCGGTTTCTCTTTCTCTTTCCGCGGATAAAAAAATTTCTTACGGAGGAACTTCCAAACAAAGACAGGAAGAGCAGTTAAAAATTGCGCTGGAATCTTTGAAGGAAGCTGAAACATTGTTTTTATGA
- a CDS encoding 16S rRNA (uracil(1498)-N(3))-methyltransferase, with the protein MNLLVCKEEWRISNSNRFYIDDRQRIEHICKILNKSEGSRLKAGLIDHSLGRWIIDTISPDRIEGTYKPILKPKPRFPEVHILLAINRPPTVRKILQLAGTWGVASIQFFISKNSRKEYLTSPVWKKDEIESELIEGMEQGKNIFLPKISFDFVNRPETILSEKLKQTEFQFRLILDRKGQTLPRIVEDRKTHSNFGIFSIENPIRILVAIGPESGFVRTEIDFWKRNGFTDLNLSTNVLRTETAVAFLLARLEERSLFLKS; encoded by the coding sequence TTGAATCTGCTCGTTTGCAAAGAAGAATGGAGAATTTCGAACTCGAATCGATTCTACATCGACGATCGGCAAAGAATCGAACATATATGCAAAATTTTGAATAAATCGGAAGGCTCCCGTTTGAAAGCCGGTTTGATCGATCATTCCTTGGGAAGATGGATCATCGATACGATTTCGCCGGATCGAATCGAAGGAACTTATAAACCGATCTTAAAACCGAAACCCCGTTTTCCGGAAGTTCATATTTTACTGGCGATCAATCGTCCTCCTACGGTTCGAAAAATTCTTCAGTTGGCCGGAACCTGGGGCGTCGCATCGATTCAATTTTTTATCAGCAAAAACTCCCGCAAAGAATATCTCACCTCCCCGGTTTGGAAGAAAGATGAAATCGAATCCGAGCTGATCGAAGGGATGGAACAAGGAAAGAATATATTTCTTCCGAAGATCAGTTTCGATTTTGTAAACCGTCCGGAAACGATCCTTTCCGAAAAATTGAAACAAACGGAGTTTCAGTTTCGACTGATCTTGGACCGAAAAGGTCAAACCCTCCCCCGCATCGTCGAGGACCGAAAAACACATTCAAATTTTGGAATATTCTCGATTGAAAATCCGATTCGAATCTTAGTCGCCATCGGACCGGAAAGCGGTTTTGTCCGAACCGAAATCGACTTTTGGAAACGAAACGGTTTTACCGACTTGAATCTTTCCACGAACGTATTACGCACCGAAACCGCGGTCGCGTTTTTACTCGCAAGACTCGAAGAAAGAAGTCTTTTTTTAAAAAGTTAG
- a CDS encoding SPFH domain-containing protein, whose amino-acid sequence METFQSTFVMIFWTLFGIYFAYKLYRSIRIVSAQDCIVVEKFGKYSRTLHAGLHLLWPFIEKDAYYHTLKEQATDVPPQTCITKDNVKVEMDGILYLKVLDPHKASYGINDYQFASSQLAQTTMRAIIGTMDLDVTFETRDAINSKILEVLDQATEPWGIKVNRYEIVNITPPKSILEAMEKEKKAQISKKAQISLSEGDRDARINRSLGFKEEAINKSQGEKQKRINEAEGVAKEVEAIAIATAKGIELLAQSINSKGGKDAVKLRIGQKFIKEFEKISGKKTEIVLPLNLANFRSILKSVLGTTDSKS is encoded by the coding sequence ATGGAAACGTTTCAAAGCACATTCGTAATGATATTCTGGACCTTGTTCGGAATTTATTTCGCGTATAAACTCTATCGTTCCATTCGTATCGTTTCCGCTCAGGATTGTATCGTCGTGGAAAAATTCGGCAAATACAGCAGAACCTTACACGCGGGTCTTCATCTTCTTTGGCCCTTTATCGAAAAAGACGCCTACTATCATACGCTCAAGGAACAAGCGACGGACGTTCCTCCTCAGACTTGTATTACTAAGGACAACGTAAAGGTGGAGATGGACGGAATTCTTTACTTGAAAGTGCTCGATCCGCATAAGGCGAGTTACGGAATCAACGACTATCAATTCGCCTCCTCTCAGCTCGCGCAAACTACGATGAGAGCGATCATCGGTACGATGGACTTGGATGTTACGTTCGAAACCAGAGACGCGATCAATAGTAAAATTCTCGAAGTATTGGATCAGGCGACCGAACCTTGGGGAATTAAAGTGAATCGTTACGAGATCGTAAACATCACTCCTCCCAAATCCATTTTGGAAGCGATGGAAAAAGAAAAGAAGGCACAAATCTCGAAGAAGGCTCAGATCTCTCTTTCCGAAGGAGATCGCGACGCGAGAATCAACCGTTCTCTCGGTTTCAAAGAAGAAGCGATCAACAAATCCCAAGGGGAAAAACAAAAAAGAATCAACGAAGCCGAAGGGGTCGCGAAAGAAGTGGAAGCGATCGCAATCGCCACCGCCAAAGGAATCGAACTTCTCGCGCAATCCATCAATTCCAAGGGTGGAAAGGACGCGGTAAAATTGAGAATCGGCCAGAAGTTCATCAAAGAATTCGAGAAGATCTCCGGTAAAAAAACGGAAATCGTTCTTCCTTTGAATCTTGCGAACTTCCGTTCGATTTTGAAATCCGTTTTAGGAACTACGGATTCGAAAAGTTAA
- a CDS encoding NfeD family protein, whose amino-acid sequence MPDFLSNLPVTIWIGGGVFLILAEFFIPGTFVAFLGTSGIITGIVVYFFDISLGWQLGLWASLSTVLIYVGSATIRKIFPAQTEHAVPENDQIGRLVPVVKDVLVERKGGRVLFQGVEWDAVSKKTRIPKGNKARILSRDNLTFLVEPLELPEE is encoded by the coding sequence ATGCCTGATTTTCTTTCCAATCTACCGGTGACGATCTGGATCGGCGGCGGTGTCTTTCTCATTCTCGCGGAATTTTTTATCCCGGGAACCTTCGTCGCTTTCTTGGGAACCTCCGGAATTATCACCGGGATTGTCGTTTATTTTTTCGACATTTCTCTCGGCTGGCAACTCGGTCTTTGGGCCTCTCTTTCCACGGTTTTGATCTATGTGGGAAGCGCAACGATTCGAAAAATCTTTCCCGCTCAGACGGAACACGCGGTTCCCGAAAACGATCAGATCGGAAGATTGGTTCCGGTGGTCAAAGACGTTCTTGTGGAACGAAAAGGCGGAAGGGTTCTCTTTCAAGGCGTGGAATGGGACGCGGTTTCCAAAAAAACCAGAATTCCCAAAGGAAACAAAGCGAGAATCTTAAGCCGCGACAATCTTACCTTTCTCGTCGAACCTCTGGAACTTCCGGAAGAATGA